The Terriglobales bacterium nucleotide sequence TTGCCGCGGCCCAGGTTGTAGATCTGGTAGCCGTTGGGGCGGTCGGACGCCCGCAACCTCTACGACCCCAACGAGGCGCGCCGCCAGGGCTTCGACTACCTGGGCCGCGGGCGCGGAACAGTCAAGTCTTCCAGTCTGGTAGCTTCCGCTCAGGATTAGGAATCAGCCGCAGGCAAACGCCGAGCCCCGCGGTGGGGGCGCCCGCTATGAGGCGGCGACTCTGGAGTCCGCTGTCACCACTTCTGAACTTTCCTTCTTCTGCGGGACCGGCAGCGGCATGCTGCGCTTTTTGAGCAACCGGCGGTATTCGTCGTCCAGCGCCTTCCAGAGGGCCTCCGGGCGGAAGTCGCGCACGACGTGCGCGCGCCCGGCCTGGCTCAACCGCCGGGCCTGGGCCGGGTCGGTCAGCACCTGCTCCAGGGCGTCGGTCAGCGCGTCGAGGTCGTGGGGAGGAACCAGCAGCCCGGTAACGCCGTGCTCGATGGCGTCCGTGCAGCCTGTGACCGCCGTGGCCACCACCGGGCGCGCTGCCGCCTGCGCTTCCAGAACGACGGGTGGAAAGCCTTCGCCATGGCTGGGCAAGCAGACCACGTCCATCACTTGATAGTAGGCGGCAGTGTCAGCCACATGGCCGGGACAGAGGATACGGTTGTCGGTGTCGAGAAGGCCCCGGGTGTCCGGAGGCAAAGGGTCGAGCGATTCGAAGTCTCCCAGCATCAGCAGGCGCAGCCCGGGCATGGAATGGCGGAGGCGGGCGAAGGCGCTCACCAGCTCCGGGACCCCCTTGGAGCGGTTCACGCGACCGACGAAGCCGATGACGGGCGCGTCGTGGGGGATCCCCAGTTGCCCGCGCAGAGCCTGGGCCTGCCGGCGGCGTTCGTCGGTGGGAGCGAAGCGCGCGGCGTCCACGCCGTTGCCGCTGCCGCTGGCCAGCACCACGGCGCGCTCGGCATCCACCAGTCCTTGCTCGACCGCTTTCTGGCGCACGCCCTCGCTGAGGCAAATCACAACATGGGCGGAATTGCAGGCCATCTTTTCCACCAACTTCATCACCCTGCGCTTCATGCCCTTGGCGGTCTCAAAGCTCACCCCATGCAGCGTGTACACGCGGCAAGGGACTCCGGCGCAGCGCGCCACCAGCCCGCCAAGCAGGCCGGCCTTGGTGGTACCCACGTTGGTGATCTGAGGCCGGAAGCGGCGCAAGAGCTGCCACAGCTCCCACAGCGAAACCGGGTCGGCCACAGGCGCGACCCCGCTCTCCATGGGGATGGCAAAACCGGCTACGCCTTCGCGCTCGTGCAGGGTCTCGAGCTCATCGCCGGGGGCGGAGACGGCAGCCACCAGGAAGCCGGCATCACGCAGAAAGCGGAGCTGGCCGCGCATCAAACTCAGACTGACCGAGGCAGTCACGGCGTGCAGCACGCGCGGACGCCCCAAGCCCCTGGGAGTGGCTGGAGTCTTGGTGAGGGTCACTACTAAGAGTGTACAAACAATTAGACAACTTTGCAGTAGTGTTTCAGTAAATCGAGCGATTTTTTTTCGTGGCTTTCGAAGCGAGCGAGAAGCGCGGTTCCACCGGACCCCCGCGGGTGAGCAGCCGGGCGACGTATTCCCCCAGCGCCGGGCCGTGCTTAAAGCCGTGCCCAGAGCCTCCCCCCGCCAGCAGGACGTTGTCGTAGGCGGGGTGGCAATCGATGAGAAAGTCGCCATTGGCGGTATTTTCGTACTGGCAGACGCGCGATTCGAGCAGCGGCGCATCCTTCAACGCCGGGAGGCGCCGAGCCAGGTAGCGGCGGATGGCGCGCAGTCCCTCGGCGCTCACCTCGCGCCGTCCCGTTTCGGGATTGAAGGCGGGGCCGTGGAAGTCGGAGGCGATTTTGACACCGCGGTTCTCCAGGTCGCCTACCCCGTACACCTCGTCGCCGTGGTGGAGCCATCCCGGCATGTGTGGCGCCGCAAACTGACTGGAGCCCAGGGGCGATCCGAAGAAGAAAACTTCCTGGCGCGTGGGAAAGATGCGATTGCCCAGAACCCTGGGAAAAAGTTTGGGCAGCCACGGCCCGCAGGCGAAGACAAACGCGGCGGCTGCAACGCGCTCACCGGCTTCCGTCTTCACGAACCGCAGGCGGCTGCTGCCGGAAGGCGGCAGTACGCCGCCGATCCGGTAATCGATTCCCTGCCTCACGCCTTCCGTCACCAGCGCCTGCACCGCCTGGCGCGCCATGAGCACGCCACTCGCCGGCTCGAAGAG carries:
- a CDS encoding glycosyltransferase family 4 protein, with protein sequence MTLTKTPATPRGLGRPRVLHAVTASVSLSLMRGQLRFLRDAGFLVAAVSAPGDELETLHEREGVAGFAIPMESGVAPVADPVSLWELWQLLRRFRPQITNVGTTKAGLLGGLVARCAGVPCRVYTLHGVSFETAKGMKRRVMKLVEKMACNSAHVVICLSEGVRQKAVEQGLVDAERAVVLASGSGNGVDAARFAPTDERRRQAQALRGQLGIPHDAPVIGFVGRVNRSKGVPELVSAFARLRHSMPGLRLLMLGDFESLDPLPPDTRGLLDTDNRILCPGHVADTAAYYQVMDVVCLPSHGEGFPPVVLEAQAAARPVVATAVTGCTDAIEHGVTGLLVPPHDLDALTDALEQVLTDPAQARRLSQAGRAHVVRDFRPEALWKALDDEYRRLLKKRSMPLPVPQKKESSEVVTADSRVAAS
- a CDS encoding FAD-dependent oxidoreductase — encoded protein: MKKSYDVAVIGAGVFGAWTAWHLRRAGLSVALLDAHGAANSRASSGGESRLIRMGYGPDELYTRWSRRSMKLWKQLFHRIRRPLFHPTGVLWLASASDSYTPQNFSVLKKAGIPVERLSRAEIRKRFPQFSLADVSWALFEPASGVLMARQAVQALVTEGVRQGIDYRIGGVLPPSGSSRLRFVKTEAGERVAAAAFVFACGPWLPKLFPRVLGNRIFPTRQEVFFFGSPLGSSQFAAPHMPGWLHHGDEVYGVGDLENRGVKIASDFHGPAFNPETGRREVSAEGLRAIRRYLARRLPALKDAPLLESRVCQYENTANGDFLIDCHPAYDNVLLAGGGSGHGFKHGPALGEYVARLLTRGGPVEPRFSLASKATKKNRSIY